A region from the Kribbella shirazensis genome encodes:
- a CDS encoding ABC transporter substrate-binding protein, protein MRATPARARRWLTAAGAVLALTAVAACGGGGGGGSDSGSGSADKADLTWQFWIGGTEDQAAWQKVADQAHTDHPGITVKLQGADWNNYWSKIGTLLASGKAPCIIGMQSLRLASYANAMLPLDDLMQKYGLKTEDFDKPIMDGLKSDGKQIAIPYDSGPMVIFYNKDLFKAAGVPDPKPGWTMDEFKAAAKKLTTGGRTGLVTTPGDLGVASWVRTMTGAEPLADGKLNLTDSKFTDGFKGWADFVRTDKIAPQVPSGSTDFETTQFVSGKSAMQLNGPWSLIDTLGKVKFNLGIAPIPAGPDGSKTFTAGSGFGISRSCKTPDAAFQAIMSMTSEKPLTTLAAAGRAYPARIAAHPAWFTAAKIPEAKEVIDYASENSVPLVTSKNWVQVNDLLTRFGTQVLNGEVPPEQALKTIQDQAGAGS, encoded by the coding sequence ATGAGAGCAACACCAGCGCGGGCACGCCGCTGGCTCACCGCCGCCGGTGCGGTGCTGGCCCTGACCGCCGTAGCCGCCTGCGGCGGCGGTGGCGGCGGCGGTAGCGACAGCGGGTCCGGATCGGCCGACAAGGCCGACTTGACCTGGCAGTTCTGGATCGGCGGCACCGAGGACCAGGCGGCCTGGCAGAAGGTCGCCGACCAGGCGCACACCGACCACCCGGGGATCACCGTCAAGCTGCAGGGCGCCGACTGGAACAACTACTGGTCGAAGATCGGCACCCTGCTCGCCAGCGGCAAGGCCCCCTGCATCATCGGCATGCAGTCGCTGCGCCTGGCGTCGTACGCGAACGCGATGCTGCCGCTCGACGACCTGATGCAGAAGTACGGGCTGAAGACCGAGGACTTCGACAAGCCGATCATGGACGGCCTGAAGTCCGACGGGAAGCAGATCGCGATCCCGTACGACTCCGGCCCGATGGTGATCTTCTACAACAAGGACCTGTTCAAGGCGGCCGGCGTACCGGATCCGAAGCCGGGCTGGACGATGGACGAGTTCAAGGCGGCCGCGAAGAAGCTCACGACCGGGGGCCGGACCGGCCTGGTGACGACGCCCGGAGATCTCGGCGTGGCTTCCTGGGTGCGCACCATGACCGGTGCGGAGCCGCTGGCCGACGGCAAGCTGAACCTCACCGACTCCAAGTTCACCGACGGGTTCAAGGGCTGGGCCGACTTCGTCCGGACCGACAAGATCGCGCCGCAGGTGCCGTCCGGCAGCACCGACTTCGAGACCACGCAGTTCGTCTCCGGCAAGTCGGCGATGCAGCTGAACGGGCCGTGGTCGCTGATCGACACCCTGGGCAAGGTCAAGTTCAACCTCGGCATCGCGCCGATCCCGGCCGGTCCGGACGGTTCCAAGACGTTCACCGCGGGTTCCGGCTTCGGCATCTCCCGGTCGTGCAAGACACCGGACGCCGCGTTCCAGGCGATCATGTCGATGACGAGTGAGAAGCCGCTGACCACGCTGGCCGCGGCCGGCCGCGCGTACCCGGCCCGGATCGCCGCGCACCCGGCCTGGTTCACCGCCGCGAAGATCCCGGAGGCCAAGGAGGTCATCGACTACGCGTCGGAGAACTCGGTCCCGCTGGTCACGTCCAAGAACTGGGTCCAGGTCAACGACCTGCTCACCCGGTTCGGCACCCAGGTGCTGAACGGTGAGGTCCCACCGGAGCAGGCGCTCAAGACCATCCAGGACCAGGCGGGCGCAGGGTCCTGA
- a CDS encoding GH39 family glycosyl hydrolase, producing MQHDAKADWARSDWMGRIALRSDEEREFAFPDLDPPKEVSAVGGVGQVTIDWSPVDGAVGYLILRGAGEHGPLEPVDHHSGDVLSIPSPPYVDTTCTPGTPYRYAVASVPEVTTHGRPSHTVGAVPLTADGEAPDVTVTVDVVAEGTELQTPWVPMIGSERLSQLLCKDRTGNHEIGVELEEALWRMHDEIGVRTVRAHAIFHDDTHVIDGAGYDFSVVDAIYDKLLAIGLRPVVELGFMPRELASDPTKTVFEYGAIISPPASYQAWHDLVRALVLHLVDRYGLEEVLTWDFEVWNEANLEVFWSGTKAEWLQLYDVSAAAVKSVDVRLAVGGPSSAAAGWVDDLLAHAKRHGTPVDFVSTHTYGSPPLDVRASLERHGYGDARILWTEWGVTPRHFNPINDSVFAGVFLLRGMRSAAGRIDALSYWVASDHFEELGRPPRFLHGGFGLQTVGGLAKPRYHAMTLLSRLGPVELPVSYDGDGAGSLIEAWASRESDSNSYRDRDRDRQDDRHGDRHGTRHGTRGGDRHGDRHGDRLAVLLWNLTLDQSKANGASELTRRIRLQLPGVNPSWEATATTLAIGVGDLATAAAGLPDWPTAEQLADLAERTWLVSTPLELRDGAVELTVPMPSAVLVELTPRRG from the coding sequence ATGCAGCACGACGCCAAGGCCGACTGGGCTCGATCGGATTGGATGGGGCGGATCGCGCTCCGCAGCGACGAGGAGCGCGAGTTCGCCTTCCCGGACCTCGATCCGCCCAAGGAAGTCAGCGCGGTCGGCGGCGTCGGGCAGGTGACGATCGACTGGTCCCCGGTGGACGGCGCGGTCGGCTACCTGATCCTGCGCGGAGCGGGTGAGCACGGGCCGCTCGAGCCGGTGGACCATCACAGCGGTGACGTGCTCTCGATCCCGTCACCGCCGTACGTCGACACCACGTGCACCCCTGGTACGCCGTACCGCTATGCCGTCGCGAGCGTGCCCGAGGTGACGACCCACGGGCGGCCGAGTCACACCGTCGGCGCCGTACCGCTGACCGCCGACGGCGAGGCGCCGGACGTGACCGTGACCGTCGACGTGGTTGCCGAGGGCACCGAACTGCAGACACCCTGGGTCCCGATGATCGGCAGCGAACGCCTCAGCCAGCTGCTCTGCAAGGACCGGACAGGCAATCACGAGATCGGCGTGGAGCTCGAGGAAGCGCTGTGGCGGATGCACGACGAGATCGGCGTCCGTACGGTCCGGGCGCACGCGATCTTCCACGACGACACGCACGTGATCGACGGCGCCGGGTACGACTTCTCGGTCGTCGACGCGATCTACGACAAGCTGCTGGCGATCGGGCTGCGGCCGGTGGTCGAGCTCGGCTTCATGCCGCGCGAGCTGGCGAGCGATCCCACGAAGACGGTCTTCGAGTACGGCGCGATCATCTCGCCGCCGGCGTCGTACCAGGCCTGGCACGATCTGGTCCGGGCGCTCGTCCTGCACCTCGTCGACCGCTACGGCCTGGAGGAGGTGCTGACCTGGGACTTCGAGGTGTGGAACGAGGCGAATCTCGAGGTCTTCTGGTCCGGCACCAAGGCCGAGTGGCTCCAGCTGTACGACGTGTCCGCGGCCGCGGTGAAATCCGTCGACGTGCGGCTCGCGGTCGGCGGGCCGTCCTCCGCCGCGGCCGGCTGGGTCGACGACCTCCTGGCCCATGCCAAGCGGCACGGTACGCCGGTGGACTTCGTGTCGACGCACACGTACGGGAGTCCCCCGCTCGACGTCCGGGCCTCGCTGGAGCGGCACGGGTACGGCGATGCGCGGATCCTGTGGACCGAATGGGGCGTGACGCCGCGGCACTTCAACCCGATCAACGACTCGGTGTTCGCGGGTGTGTTCCTGCTCCGCGGGATGCGGTCCGCCGCCGGGCGGATCGACGCGCTTTCGTACTGGGTCGCGTCCGACCATTTCGAGGAGCTCGGGCGGCCGCCGCGGTTCCTGCACGGCGGGTTCGGGCTGCAGACCGTCGGCGGGCTGGCGAAGCCGCGGTACCACGCGATGACGCTGCTGAGCCGCCTCGGCCCGGTCGAGCTCCCGGTGTCGTACGACGGCGACGGCGCCGGCAGCCTGATCGAGGCCTGGGCATCGCGGGAAAGCGACAGCAACAGCTACCGGGACAGGGACAGGGACAGGCAGGACGACAGGCACGGCGACAGGCACGGCACCAGGCACGGCACCAGGGGCGGGGACAGGCACGGCGACAGGCACGGCGACCGACTCGCGGTACTGCTGTGGAACCTCACCCTGGATCAGTCGAAAGCGAACGGTGCATCGGAGTTGACCCGCCGCATCCGCCTCCAACTGCCCGGGGTGAACCCGTCCTGGGAAGCAACCGCCACCACCCTGGCCATCGGCGTCGGCGACCTCGCGACAGCCGCCGCCGGGCTGCCCGACTGGCCGACCGCCGAGCAGCTGGCCGACCTGGCCGAGCGCACCTGGCTGGTCAGTACTCCACTGGAGTTGCGCGACGGAGCGGTCGAGCTGACTGTCCCGATGCCTTCCGCGGTCCTCGTGGAGCTGACTCCTCGTCGAGGTTGA
- a CDS encoding FadR/GntR family transcriptional regulator: MAVTDAAIDRIKQMIVTGELRPGDRLPRETDLAARLGLSRNSLREAVKALALIRVLEVRQGDGTYVTSLDPALLMETMGFVLDLHQDASVLEFFEVRRILEPAAAARAALRMPDEDIAALHKLLDELGPQPSVEELLASDGEFHKVIAVGSGNRALASIIDSLRQPTYRARIWRGLTQDDAVARTLAEHRAILTAIEGREPEVARAWATVHIAGVERWIQEAVNLDEESAPRGPRKASGQSARPLRRATPVEY, encoded by the coding sequence ATGGCGGTCACCGATGCGGCGATCGACCGGATCAAGCAGATGATCGTGACCGGTGAGCTGCGGCCGGGCGACCGGCTGCCGCGCGAGACCGACCTGGCTGCGCGGCTCGGCCTGTCCCGGAACTCGCTGCGCGAGGCGGTCAAGGCGCTGGCGCTGATCCGGGTCCTCGAGGTCCGGCAGGGCGACGGCACCTACGTGACCAGCCTGGACCCCGCGCTGCTGATGGAGACGATGGGGTTCGTCCTCGACCTCCACCAGGACGCGTCCGTCCTGGAGTTCTTCGAGGTACGCCGGATCCTCGAGCCGGCCGCCGCCGCGCGGGCGGCGCTACGGATGCCCGACGAGGACATCGCCGCGCTGCACAAACTGCTCGACGAGCTCGGCCCGCAGCCGTCGGTCGAGGAACTGCTCGCCAGTGACGGGGAGTTCCACAAGGTGATCGCGGTCGGCAGCGGCAACCGCGCGCTGGCCTCGATCATCGACAGTCTGCGGCAGCCGACCTACCGGGCCCGGATCTGGCGCGGGCTGACCCAGGACGACGCGGTCGCCCGCACCCTCGCCGAGCACCGGGCCATCCTGACCGCGATCGAGGGCCGGGAACCCGAGGTGGCGAGGGCGTGGGCGACCGTCCACATCGCCGGCGTGGAACGGTGGATCCAGGAGGCGGTCAACCTCGACGAGGAGTCAGCTCCACGAGGACCGCGGAAGGCATCGGGACAGTCAGCTCGACCGCTCCGTCGCGCAACTCCAGTGGAGTACTGA